The genomic stretch AGTCCTGAGACGACGCCACGGTGCAGAGCATGGGTAAGACTTTCCGCGCCGCGAAGCTGTGCATATCGGGGCTGGCCGCGGAGCAGCAGTCCTCCAGTACGATCACGCGGTAGCCCGCGTCGCTGCCGTAGCGGGCGGTGCTCTCCACCACAAAGTTGGTGGACACGCCCGTCAGAGCCAGGGTGTCAATCCGTCGCGTGCGCAACACGACCTCCAGGTCCGTCCCGTAGAACGCGCTGACGCGCTTTTTGTGCACGATGAAGTCCTGTGGCAGCGGGGCGATGGCCTCATGGACCTGCGTGCCCCACGTGCCCTCCTTGAGAGCGCCCCGGCCCTTGACCCGTTGCAGCAGCTCAGGATAGGCGCCAATGTCCGCGTAGTCGGCGCGAAAGGACGCCACGACGTAGATGACCGTGACCCCCTTGCTGCGCGCCCCGTCGAGGGTATGGCGAATGTGGGCGAGGATGTCCCGCTCCTGGACCTGCTGCCAGAAGGCGGAGCCGCCCTTCGGGTGGACAACGTCGTTGTCGCAGTCCATGACCAGCAGGGCGGTGCGCGCAGGCTCGATAGGCAGGCTGCTCATGGCGGTGTCCTCCACTTACGCTGCGTTTTCAGGCAATGACTCCGTTGTTGACGGGACGCCGGACGTCGGCGGACGGCAGTCGCCGAGCACGTCCGCGCCCATGTCGGCAAGAAGGCGCGTGCAGTAGGCGCCTGACTCATCCTAGCAGCCTCCCCAAAAGAAAGTCGGTGCCATTATAGCGACGGCCCGCTAGGCCGTCCACCGAGTCTAATCGTCCTAGCTCGCCACAAGACGATAGAGGAATGGACCTGCCAAACCTATCGCGGTCACCGCGAACAGCAACAAGAGGCACATGCCCCAGGCGATGGCGGTAAAAGGACGGGGCTCTATGGTAGTCATCCTTCCCACGGTCCGATGGAATAGGCGGGCCAGGCCATGGCCTGGGACGATAAGAAGGACGACCGTCCCCACGAAAAGATAGAACAACACGGATGTTGAGAAGGTGCTCCAGAAGAATGTGCAAAGTCCAGAGACAGGGTTCGCCCTGTGTGAAAGCAAACGTTCAATCTGGCTAAGGCGAAGCTCGAGGGACGTCAGGCTGAACGGCGTACCTCGAGAGTCCGGGATCCCAGGGGGTCCACGGGACCAGGGCCATCCTTCGGATGCACTCCTGGAAGGCCTCGATGAACCGGTCCTCAGCCTCGTAATCGAATGGGTCTTTCAGTTGCATCTCTTCCTGTCCGCGAGGCGCTGGGCGGTTCTCCAGGAGCCACCGTACTGTCTTCTCAACACCTTCTTCCGCGGGGACAACGTCCCGGTAGCCAAGCTCGGTCTTGATCTTGGTGAGGTCCAGTATCCGGTGATGAGAGCCGTGGGTCAGATAGGGAAAACTGGGGGGAGCCAAGGCCCTGGGTATTTCCACCAACTCCCACTCGTGCCCCATGATGCGGGAGATGATGTGGACTCTGCGCCTCAATGACACGGGCCTCTCATCGCCAACGTGATAGATTTGTCCCACCGACCGGTCCGGCTGGTCCACCGCCAGCAACACAGCGTGAGCTGCGTTTTCCCCATAGCACCATGTCTCTATAGTGAGGCCGCCATCCGGAAGGATAAACCGCTTCCGGCCGTCCAGAATGCGGCGGACGATACTCCAATCACGGGGCCCAGGCTGCCAGGGGCCATATATCTGGGGATAGCGAAAGATGGTCGCTTGATAGTGGCCAGCCCGATGGTTCTCCATGATGGTGCGCTCGGTCATGACAATCAGGTAGCCGTAGAGGTCCAGATCAGGGTTGTCGTGAAGGGTGGTCGTGTCCTCTCGCACAGGTGTGGGTAGACCCTCGGGCACTAGGGCGGGTTTGCGCCACCCCTTATATGCTGGTGTTCCCCCAATGGCTATGAACCGCTGGGTCCGGCCCTTCATGGCCTCGGCGATGCGCCGCAGACGCCCATACGTTGCGATGGCCACGTCGAACGTCTGTCCCTTCAGGGCTTCCACAATATCGCCCGGTGCCTGGAAATGGGCGTCTCCGTGAATGTGGTCCACCTCGTCGGGCAAAGGGATCTCATGAGCGCCCCGGTGCAAAATGGTGACCTTATATCCGCGGCTTACCAGACCTTGCACCACATACGGGCCTGAAGGGCCGGTGCCCCCTATTACCAGAGCTTTCATCCTCCTCCTCGTTTATGCCGCGAAAAGCGGCAACTGTACTGCCCCACCTGGATTTGGACAGATTGTTTGCACTCTTTGACTACACACGCCGCATAGACCTCGGCGGGTGAGCGCATCTGGTCTCCTCCCCAAAAGTCTCGCTCAGTTTGGTACGGAGAAGGGGCGGGGACCAGTCCGTGACCATTTCGTGACCATTTGCCCCACCACAGGCGCGTGACAAGCGCGGGAAGGCAGATACGCAACAAATGTGGTGGGCGATAGAGGACTTGAACCTCTGCCTTCTGTGTGCAAGACAGGCATAGGTTGTGCCGACCCGTGCCGTCAGATACCATCTAGCGGTCGCGTGTTCTATGCGTCTGTATCTGTGGCGTTGTCTGTCACCAGCGCGTGCTGGAGAAAAAGGCGGCAAAATGGCGGCATTGTTCTCTAGCCGCTTCGTAGCTGGCCGTTCGACATCGCGACGCGGGCATGTTGCGGAAGTATCGTTTGCGGCCATGTCTTCACGATTATACATCGGAGAATCGACTTTGAGGGGCGGGCCTTGGTTCCCGCCCCGTCCGCCTCACCACAGCCCTTCGACCGCGGCAGCTTCCCCGTCGGC from Dehalococcoidia bacterium encodes the following:
- a CDS encoding cysteine hydrolase, coding for MSSLPIEPARTALLVMDCDNDVVHPKGGSAFWQQVQERDILAHIRHTLDGARSKGVTVIYVVASFRADYADIGAYPELLQRVKGRGALKEGTWGTQVHEAIAPLPQDFIVHKKRVSAFYGTDLEVVLRTRRIDTLALTGVSTNFVVESTARYGSDAGYRVIVLEDCCSAASPDMHSFAARKVLPMLCTVASSQDFLAGLGTSK
- a CDS encoding NAD-dependent epimerase/dehydratase family protein, producing the protein MKALVIGGTGPSGPYVVQGLVSRGYKVTILHRGAHEIPLPDEVDHIHGDAHFQAPGDIVEALKGQTFDVAIATYGRLRRIAEAMKGRTQRFIAIGGTPAYKGWRKPALVPEGLPTPVREDTTTLHDNPDLDLYGYLIVMTERTIMENHRAGHYQATIFRYPQIYGPWQPGPRDWSIVRRILDGRKRFILPDGGLTIETWCYGENAAHAVLLAVDQPDRSVGQIYHVGDERPVSLRRRVHIISRIMGHEWELVEIPRALAPPSFPYLTHGSHHRILDLTKIKTELGYRDVVPAEEGVEKTVRWLLENRPAPRGQEEMQLKDPFDYEAEDRFIEAFQECIRRMALVPWTPWDPGLSRYAVQPDVPRASP